A stretch of Ipomoea triloba cultivar NCNSP0323 chromosome 11, ASM357664v1 DNA encodes these proteins:
- the LOC115995823 gene encoding protein Iojap-related, mitochondrial translates to MWSVLRSRAFSPCCKQLGFCSTVVNRSLCSSAAESKLINGGEGESRRGGLLKLEEVEKILTDVKADNIQVIPIPKHYDFADFMVIATGRSAWHVRNIAQALIYKVKQKQRGVKRMVLPSVEGQEGGKWIVIDSGTLIIHALDEKVRTYYDLERLWATDASNSVQDQKQDQDQALAKAFVKIRPKNNSKKRPNTIVPGA, encoded by the coding sequence ATGTGGTCGGTTCTAAGGTCTCGAGCTTTCTCGCCTTGCTGCAAGCAGCTAGGGTTTTGCTCCACCGTTGTTAACCGTTCTCTATGTTCCTCCGCCGCGGAAAGCAAGCTTATTAACGGCGGCGAAGGAGAATCCCGACGGGGAGGATTGCTGAAGCTGGAGGAGGTGGAGAAAATCCTCACCGATGTTAAGGCGGACAACATCCAAGTCATTCCGATTCCGAAGCACTACGACTTCGCCGATTTTATGGTCATCGCCACCGGAAGATCAGCCTGGCACGTAAGGAATATCGCTCAAGCTTTGATTTACAAGGTCAAGCAAAAGCAGAGAGGAGTGAAAAGAATGGTGTTGCCGAGCGTGGAAGGGCAAGAGGGAGGGAAGTGGATTGTTATTGATTCCGGCACCTTGATAATTCACGCTCTCGACGAGAAAGTGAGAACGTATTACGATTTGGAGAGGCTTTGGGCCACAGATGCATCAAATAGCGTCCAGGATCAGAAGCAGGATCAAGACCAGGCTTTGGCCAAGGCTTTCGTGAAGATTCGTCCCAAGAATAATTCTAAGAAACGCCCTAACACAATCGTGCCGGGCGCTTAA
- the LOC115995820 gene encoding phosphomannomutase-like — protein MTHPRSTTKCYKYLKLQEQNSPCSISDLQQHFLSLTAKLFPFCPHYSRTLRNRCCRLKVPDSTLTTLDPMAARKPGLIALFDVDGTLTAPRKVVTTKMLEFMQELRMVVTVGVVGGSDLVKISEQLGNSVINDYDYVFSENGLVAHKDGKLIGTQSLKSFLGDEKLKEFINFTLHYIADLDIPIKRGTFIEFRSGMLNVSPIGRNCSQEERDEFEQYDKVNKIREQMVSVLREKFAHLDLTFSIGGQISFDVFPRGWDKTYCLRYLDEFNEIHFFGDKTYKGGNDYEIFESERTVGHTVTSPDDTAEQCRDIFL, from the exons ATGACTCACCCGCGATCCACCACCAAATGCTATAAATACCTTAAGCTTCAAGAACAGAACAGCCCATGCTCCATCTCAGATTTGCAACAACACTTCCTCTCACTCACGGCTAAGCTCTTTCCCTTTTGCCCGCATTACTCGCGGACTTTACGCAA TCGCTGTTGTAGATTGAAGGTTCCGGATTCAACGCTGACGACTTTGGATCCAATGGCTGCAAGGAAGCCTGGTTTGATTGCTCTGTTCGATGTCGACGGTACGCTTACTGCTCCGAGAAAG GTGGTTACTACGAAAATGTTGGAATTCATGCAGGAACTAAGAATG GTAGTCACAGTTGGTGTTGTTGGAGGTTCAGATCTTGTTAAGATATCGGAACAGCTTGGCAACTCTG TTATAAatgattatgattatgtatTCTCTGAGAATGGACTGGTGGCACATAAGGATGGGAAGCTAATTGGAACACAG AGCTTGAAGTCTTTTCTTGGGGACGAAAAACTCAAG GAATTCATTAACTTTACTCTCCACTATATTGCTGACTTGGATATCCCAATAAAAAG GGGAACATTCATTGAGTTCCGCAGTGGTATGCTTAATGTGTCACCAATTGGTAGGAATTGTAGCCAGGAAGAGCGAGATGAGTTTGAACAATATGATAAG GTTAACAAGATCCGTGAACAAATGGTATCAGTCCTTCGAGAAAAATTTGCTCACCTCGACCTCACTTTTTCTATCGGGGGCCAAATTAGCTTTGAT GTTTTCCCTCGAGGATGGGACAAGACATATTGCTTGAGATACCTTGATGAGTTCAATGAAATCCATTTTTTCGGAGACAAAACATACAAG GGTGGAAATGACTATGAGATTTTTGAATCTGAGAGAACTGTGGGGCACACAG TTACTAGCCCAGATGATACAGCAGAGCAATGCAGAGACATTTTCCTGTGA